GAAGACGGACCTCCTTGCTGGAGGTGCATGTGAAGATGCGCCTGATAATCACCTGAGGAACTCAGGGGCGCTTCAGCATGCCTTTCATGGGCAGCGTTCACATGGCGACTTCGTCCTTGGAGACCCAAGGAGATGATGAAGTTCGAACATGCTCGCTAAGCTGGCTTAGGGGCTTTGGTCTTCGCCGCGATCAGCGGCAATGGGTCTTCACTTGATAGAGTGCAAGCTCAGGGCCATGCAGCGAAGCTGGAGCAAGCTGAGGGTTCACCATTAAGATTTGGCTTCGTTCGCGGAGGCGAAGCCGGAGCACCTAGAGGGACACATTACATGTACGGAGGCGGATTACCTACCGGTGCACCTGAAGGAGTATACACTACGTGTGCGGAGGCGGATTGTCGGACAAGCGTTGGGGCTGCGGGATGTATTGATCGCACCCCCTTGAAGAGGTGTGCCCAAAAAGAAAACCACCACGGAAGCCCAGCGACCGCGTTCGAGGGAAACGCTCGGGCTAGTCTTCTCTGCTAGGGGGCGGGTTAATCCTGGTATGTATCAGAATACCCGAACCGCCCGTGTCGAAGCTGCTGGGTCAGTGTCACGGCCTTCTGGGCAAGTATGGGGGTTAATCGCCCTAGTATGTGGGCGGGCGCGCGTCGAGACACTGCAGCGCAGGGGCACGGTTCTCTAGGGGCCATAGTGGGGGTGATTTACCTCTATGGTGCGGGTTATTTGTAACCCATTTATTTTGCTCACATCCCCCAACGGGCCAAAGCGGCCTCGGCTTCGGCCATATCGCCCCTGATGCGAAGGACCGTCTGGCGGCTCAATCCCGCCGCTCGGGCCACCTCTGAGGTGCCCGCTCCGGTGCCCGTCATGTCCCGCACGAGGTTCAACTGGTCGCGATCATAGCTGGGCTTGCGGCCTCGATAGGCCTCGGGCTTCTTGGTCTTGGCGTGCTCGATACCGGCGCGCTGGGCCTCCTTCGTTGCCTCAGCCTGAGCCTGAGCGGTGGCAGCCATGAAGGCGATGAGCGCGTCCCTCACAGCCTGCTGCGTCGGGTCGGTGGTCGCCCCGTCGAAGGTCATGGAGTTGATCACCGTGCGTATCGTCACGCCCTGTCGCATGAAGTGCCGAATGGTATCCGTCACGTCCTGATAGTTCCGCCCGAGGCGGTCCACCCAGCGCACCACAAGGGTGTCCCCCCGGCGGAGCTTGTCGAACAGACGGCGTCCCTCAGGTCTCTCTGACAAGTTGGTGGAGACACCGGACTGCCCGTGGTCTGCGATCACTTCGTCGATGGTGAAGCCTGCTTTGCGTGCCTGTGCGACCTGATGGTCGAGCGTCTGGTCGGCAGTAGAGACGCGGGCATAAAAGATAATGGTCATGGTGTTCCTCGGAGGGTGTTCGTTTGGGTGATGACCGTTGAGTATGCTGTCCGAAACACCAAGTAAACCCTAACGGACACTCCTGCGACCGCTCCTCGAGATGACCGCTGAGGTATACCCTAACGAGCACATGAGAAGTTGTGAGCCTTCCCACATCTCTAGATCGAAATCATCTACTATTACGATGAACGGGCAACTCTCGCTCAAATTCGCGACACAAAGGAAAGTTTTATGGCGAAAAGAACGACAAAGAAGCGGGCCAAACTGCTTGCAGAGCTTGAGCATCTCATTGGAAAGAACTGCTACAACGGCAACATCCAGAACTGGGGTCCCGGTGGCGTTTACGAAGGCGAAGGAAGGGGCTTTCGCTATCCCTTAACTATGATTGATGAGAACGGCGATAAACGCCGAAGAAAGTATCCCCCCGCTTCGGATGTGCCCCCTGAAATGCTCGCAACCGGATACTATGCCTTCGGTGCAAACAGGCTGCACATCATCGATGCTCTGGACGAAGTGCTGAGGCATCTTGAGACGGATTATGGCTTGAAGCTCTAGTAGTGTGCCCCCACGGGGGGAATACTGTGGCCTTTTTATTTATCTTGGCCTCTCAGATTTTTGTGATGAAACAAAAGCAGCCTCCATCACAGCAGTCAAGATCGGTTCGTCAAACATCTCCAGACCTTATTGGCTCAACCGCGAGGCTCGTGCTACGGTTGTTTTTGGGGACTAACACCCAGTTTAATTTAAGATGAGGGACGAGCATGGTCGATGGAGATGTGGAGAAAAGGCTTTGGTCTGCAGCGGACCAGCTATGGGCCAACACAGGCCTGAAGCCGAGCGAATTTTCGACCCCTGTCCTCGGCCTGATTTTCCTCCGCTATGCTGAAAAGCGGTTCGCCATCGCTGAGGATCGAATTGGTCCGGTTGGCTCGGGCAATCGCCGCAAGGTTAGCAAGGCAGACTATGACGCAGAGGGCGTGATCTTTCTCCGCCCCGAGGCTCGCTTCAGCCACCTTCAGTCATTGACCGAGAGCGACGACATCGGGAAAGTCATCAACGAGGCGATGCAGGGCATCGAGGAAGATAACCCCGACCTCGCCGGTGCCCTGCCCAAGACCTACACCGACCTCGGCAACAACGTGTTGGTCGAGCTGATACGCCTCCTTGCGCCCATCGACCTGACCGGTGACGCTTTCGGCAAGGTCTATGAATACTTCCTCGGCAACTTCGCCATGAAGGAAGGCCAGAAGGGCGGCGTCTTTTATACACCTGAAAGCATCGTAAAATTGATCGTTGAGATCATGGAGCCTTACCACGGGCGCATCCTCGACCCGGCCTGTGGCTCTGGCGGCATGTTCGTCATGTCAGCGAACTTCGTGGAGCGTCACGGAATGACGCCGTCCAGTGAGATCAGCATCTACGGGGTCGAGAAGGACCGCGTCACCGTCAACCTCAACAAGATGAACCTCGCCGTCCATGGCCTTTCAGGCGACGTGCGCGAGGCCAACACCTACGCCACCGACATCAAGCAGCTCTTCCCGAGGGTCTTTGACGAACGCGGCGGATTCGACTTCGTCATGGCCAATCCCCCGTTCAACGTCTCGGGTCTCCGCAAGGATGACCTGGAGGGCGACTGGCGGTTCCCCTTCGGCATCCCTAGGCCCGACAACGCGAACTACCTCTGGATACAGGTGTTCCACGCCGCGCTGAATGATCAGGGCCGCGCGGGCTTCGTCATGGCGAACTCGGCGGGCGATGCGCGGGGCAGCGAGCAACTGATCCGGCAAAGGCTGATCGAGGATGGCAGCACCGATGTCATCGTCTCAGTTGGGCCGAACATGTTCTACACGGTCACCTTGCCCTGCACGCTGTGGTTCTTCGATAAGGGCAAACGCGGGACGGAGCGCGAGGACACCGTTCTGTTCCTCGACGCCCGGTCCCTCTACCGCCAGATCGACCGCGCCCACCGGGACTTCCTGCCGGAGCAGATCGAGCTGCTGTCGAACATCGTGCGGCTCCACCGGGGCGAGGCGGTGGAGCTTGAGGCGGGCAGCGCGGAGCTGCTGGCCGAGCATGGGCTGGACGCGGGCTATGCGGACGTGCCTGGCCTGTGCAAACGCGCCACGCGGGCCGAGATCGAGGCGCAGGGCTGGAGCCTGAACCCCGGACGCTATGTCGGAGCCGCTGCTCGGGCGGAGGAGGATGTGGACTTCGTGGTGCGCTTCGAGGAACTGAACGAGGAACTGGTGCAGCTGAACGCCGAGGCGGCGGCGCTGGAGGAACAGATTGCAGAGAACGCGGCAGTGGTGCTGGAGGCCGCTAGATGAGGCCAAGCGCGGATGAGTGGGCCGAGATCGAACTGGGGCAACTCGGGTCGATAGTGACCGGCAGGACCCCTCCAAAAGCTGAACCTGAGCTGTTCGGGTCTGACTATCCGTTCTTCACTCCATCCGACATGAGCTATGGTGACCGTTCGCCGCCAACTAATCGTTTCATATCGAACGATGGGGCCCGACGATTCCGACGCATCCGGTTGCCGACTGGATCGACATGCTTTGTCTGCATTGGCGCAACCATCGGCAAGGCGTGTCTGACATCTCATCCGAGCTTCACCAACCAACAGCTCAACAGCATCATCCCTGACGATAAGCGGCACGATCCGCGTTTCGTCTACTACCTGCTGGTATCAGTTGCCGACGACATCAAAGCTCTCGCATCCGGTGCTGCGACGCCGATCATAAACAAATCCTCGTTCTCGGCGTTCAAAGTAAAGGTGCCATCCCTCCCCACCCAACAGCGCATCGCGGCGATCCTCTCGGCCTATGACGACCTGATCGAGACCAACACGCGCCGCATCGCGATCCTCGAAGAGATGGCCCGGCGGCTCTACGAAGAATGGTTCGTCCACTTCCGCTTTCCGGGGCACGACGAAACGGCGTTTGAGAAAAGGCCGGTCTCGGATTTGGCAGAGATAGTTCGTGGGCGTTCCTACAAGAGTTCAGAGTTGGTCGCGGAAGGCGGCAGGCCATTCGTGAACTTAAAGTGCGTCAATCGAGACGGTGGCTTTCGGCGCGACGGATTAAAGCGATATGAGGGCCGCTTCAAAGAACAGCAATTGGTGTCCAGTGGCGACATTGTTATGGGGGTGACTGACATGACCCAAGAGCGTCGAATTGTTGCGCGTGCGGCACTCGTTCCGGAGTTGGGGGATGTTGATGGACTGATCTCTATGGACCTTGTGAAGATAGTTCCCAAGCCGCCAACTACCAATGTATTCCTCTATGCGGCCTTGCGTTGGTCTGACTTCGCCGAGAACGTAAAGAACCATGCGACCGGCGCGAACGTGCTGCACCTCCATCCTGACCGCATCAGCGAATACCTCATGCCACTTCCCCCAGTGGAGTATCAGCAAAGGTTTGCGTCTGTGGCTGCGCCGATCATTGAAGAGATCGAGCTTCTCGAACAGAAAAGCGCCAACCTCCGCGCTCAACGCGAGCTGCTTCTGCCGAGGCTGGTCTCCGGCGAGATCGACGTGAGTGGGGCGGAAAACGCCATGGAGGCTGCAGAATGAGCGAAAGTGATCACTTTTCGGGCGGGGTCAAAAAACTAGCACAAAAAATCCGCCAGAGATCATCTGATCTTTCGCCATTTTTAAACGGGGTGGACGCATTCACGGCTGAATTGCAAGGAATACCAGACAGAACTTATCTGAACAAAGCCACGCTCCATAAAATCGCAAAAGAAAAAAGCCCACGCAAGGCCGATCTAGTATTTAACAATTCAGATGAAGCGATAGAGAGGATTACAGCTTTAGCATTTTCGCTGAATGAAGACGCCAAGTCTATGCAGTTGCTGTGCGTTTTGGATGGCGTAAATGTTCCGACAGCATCGGCAATACTGAGCTGGATGTTTCCTGAAAAATGGCCTGTCATCGACCAGAGGGCTTGGCGGGTTCTTTACAACGCCGAGATCGTCAATACTCGCGAAGACGGGATAGGACTGGGTGTGCCACAATGGAACGAATACATGAAAGCCGTTCGGGAATTGCATCGGGCCATTCCTGATCTTGCGAAAACACCGCAGCAAGTTGACCGCTTACTTTTCGGCCTCGATATTTTGACAGCAAATGAAGGCGATGCATGACCCCAACCGACCAAGCCCACGACTATGGAGAGGAAGCTGCGATCGAGCAGCCCGCCATCCAGTTGTTCGCGGACTTGGGTTGGGAAACGGTGAACCTTTACCACGAGTGGAACAGCGGTGGCTCGACGGAGGGACGCGAAAGCGAAGCTCAGGTCATTCTTGAAGACCGCCTTCGTGGTTCTCTTGAACGGCTCAACCCCGACCTGCCCCCAGCGGCCATCGCTCAGGTGATCGAAGAGGTGACCCGCGAACGGTCCCGCATGGTGCCTGTGAACGCCAATCAAGAACTGTGGCGGTTGATGCGCGAAGGGGTGAAGGTCAAGGTCTCCAACCCGCGCGGTGGACAGGAAACCAAGACCGCCAAGGTGATCGACTGGCGGAACCCCGAGGCGAACAGCTATCTCCTCGCCTCTCAGTTCTGGGTGAAGGGCGAAATGCACCGCCGACGGCCCGACCTTATCGGGTTTGTGAACGGCATCCCTTTGGTGCTCGTTGAGCTGAAAAAGCCGAGCGCCCCGGTGAAGTCGGCCTATGATGACAACCTGACCGACTATCGCGACACCATCCCGCATGTCTTCACGCCGAACGCCTTTGTCATCCTGTCCAATGGCATCGAGACAAAGGTCGGCAGCACCTTCGCCCCTTGGCAGTTTTTCAATGAGTGGAAGCGGATAAACGACGAAGGTGAAGAAGGCGTTGTTTCGCTGGAGACGGTTATCCGTGGTCTCTGTGCACCAGACAAGCTGCTCGATGTCGTCGAGAACTTCATCGTCTTCGAAGAGGAGAAGTCGGGTCTGGTCAAGAAGCTGGCCAAGAACCACCAATTCCTGGGGGTCAACCGTGCCATCGTCGAAGTCATCACCTCGAAGGAGCGGCCCAAGGGAGAAGCTGGACGGCTTGGTGTCTTCTGGCACACGCAGGGCAGCGGCAAGTCTCTATCCATGGTCTTCTTCTGTCAGAAGATACTGAGGACCGTTCCGGGCAATTGGACCTTCGTGATCGTTACTGACCGGAATGAATTGGACGAGCAGCTCTACAAGACGTTCTTGGCGGTTGGGGCCGTGACCAATACTGAGGTGCATGCTGAAAGTGGAGCACATCTGAAGCAGCTGCTGTCGGCAGACCACCGCTACGTCTTCACCTTGATCCAGAAGTTCGGGACCAAGGACGGAGCGGCCTACCCAAAGCTCTCGGACCGGCAAGACATCATCGTCATCACCGACGAGGCGCACCGCACGCAGTATGACACGCTGGCCCTCAACATGCGGAACGCGCTCCCTAACGCTGCCTTCCTCGGCTTCACCGGGACGCCCCTGATGGCTGGAGAGGAGCGCACGCGCGAGGTCTTTGGTGACTACATCTCGATCTACAACTTCGCCCAGTCCATCGCCGATGGCGCTACTGTTCCGCTCTACTACGAGAACCGCATACCTGAGTTGCAACTGACCAATGAGGCGCTGGGCGATGACTTGGAGCAGTTGCTGGAAGACGCTGACTTGGACGAAGAGCAGGCTCTCAAGGTCGAGCGTGAATTTGCCCGCGAATATCACCTGATCACGCGAGACGACCGCCTCGATGCCATCGCATCTGACCTCGTCAGGCATTTCGTTGGACGGGGCCTGAAGGCCAAGGCAATGATGGTTTGCATCGACAAAGCCACTGCCGTCAGAATGCACGACAAGGTTCGCGAGCAATGGGATATCTACCGAAAAGAGCTTGAAGCCCAGCTGGACAAAGCCCTAGAGGAAGAACGCCCTGCAATCGAAGCCATGATTGACTTGATGAAGACGACCGATATGGCCGTCGTCGTCTCTCAAAGCCAGAACGAGATCAAAGAGCTTGAAAACAAGGGCTTGGACATCCGTCCGCACCGTAAGCGTATCGTCGAAGAAGACCTCGATGAACGCTTCAAAGACGCCAACGACGACCTCCGCCTCGTCTTTGTCTGCGCGATGTGGATTACCGGGTTCGATGTGCCGTCCTGCTCCACTATCTACCTCGACAAGCCGATGAAGAACCACACGCTCATGCAGACTATCGCAAGAGCCAACCGGAACTTTCCGGGCAAGGAAGCAGGCGTCATCGTTGACTACGTCGGCGTCTTCCGGAACCTACAAAAAGCGTTGGCAATCTATGGCGGCGGCAACACCGGCTCTTCGGAACCCCCGATCAGAGACAAAAGCGATCTTGTCGAGTATCTCCGCCACATCATCGCGGCGACTTTGGGCTATATAAACGAACGCGGAGTAGACCCAACAGGCATAAAAACAGCTCAGGGTCTGGAAAAGGCCGCTCTCATCGGAGAAGCCGTTGAGAACCTAATCGAGACCGATGAGGCCAAACGCGAGTATCTGAGTAAAGCGCGGGCCGTCTCGCGGGTATATAAGGCCATCCTGCCCGACAGCGCCTCGACAGAATTCACTCCCGACGCTGTGTTGATCTCGGTTCTCGCGGAACGCATCCGGTCGCTAATGCCGAAACCGGACATCAGTGCAGTCATGCAGGACGTGGAAGACCTTCTCGACCGCTCGGTCGCCCCAATCCCATATGAGACGCCCGATGACGCCGAAGTGATCGACATCAGCCAAATCGACTTCGACAAGCTACGCGAAAAATTCGACACCGGAAAAAAGCGAACCGAGGCGGAAAGTCTTCGGGCGCTCTTGAGCCAGAAACTCAACGCCATGGTTGCAAGGAACCCGACGCGGGCCGATTTCTTGGAGCGATTTCAGAAGCTGATCGACGGCTACAACAACGACAGCCAAAATATCGAGGCATTCTTTCGAGCCCTGATCAAGCTGGCGGAAGACCTGACGGATGAAGAAAGAGAAACGGCCAGAGAGGGCCTTTCAGAAGAAGAGAAGGCGGTGTTCGACATTCTGACAAAACCGGAGCCCGAGCTTTCTGAGAAAGAAAAGGCCCAGGTCAAGACAGTCGCACGAAGCCTCTTGGAAAGGCTGAAGAAGGACAATCTCGTTTTGGACTGGCGAAACAAGCCGCAAACCAAAGGAGCCGTTAGGCAGTCGATTGAGATCGTTTTGGATGGGGGGCTGCCGGATGTATACGACGAGGACATCTTCAAAACCAAGTGCGATGCCCTCTACCGACATGTTTTCGAGGCCTATCACGGTGGCGGTCAAAGCATCTACGCCGCTGCGTAGTCTATCTTTTTTGAGTGGAACACTATGCCTTCACTAGCCGAAAAATTCGCAAAGTCCTTCGTTGGTGCACCAAAGCAAAAGTTCGTTTGCCCTACGTGCGGCCAGGGTCTCTTGGTGCCTGATGCTTCCACTTTCTTCGAGATCGAACCAGCATTCTCCAAACGGGCACATGGCCACGAGGCATGGGACCCCGACTGGATCACCAGAAGGTTCACCTTTCGGAGCATATGCAACGACGAGGAATGCGCCGAAATTGCAATCGTTTCTGGCCACGGCGGCGTAGAGCAAGGTTATGGGTATCATGGAGAGATGGAGTATTACGACTACAATCGCATCGAAACTTTCTTCCCAGCACCTCACCTAATCCCCATCCCCGAAAAGGCACCTTACGAAGTCGAAAAGCTTCTGAAGAAGTGCTTTGTTCTTTACTGGGTGGACACTTCGGCAGCTGCGAACGCGATGCGAGCTAGTCTAGAAGCGCTTATGGACGAGATGAAAGTGCCTACCTCCAAGAAAACAAAAGCGGGCAAAGTGGTCCCAATATATCTTCACGAGCGCATTCAGCTTTGGTCCGAAACCCATGAGGAATATGCGGACCTCTGCATTGCGCTGAAAGAAGTAGGAAACCTTGGCTCGCATGGGGAAACAGTTAGGGAAAAGCACTTCTTCGGGGCGCTTGAGATTTACTCGCATGTCGTGCAGCAGCTGTTCGAGAACAACGCCGCGAAGATGAAAGAACTGGCCGAGAATATCCGCTCCGAGATCAAGGGCAAGAAGAAGGTCTAGTAGCTTTGATGCTTCTTGCTGAACATGCCTTCTCCGATTTTTACGACACACAAAACGTGGCCATCACGACACACATGCCCTTCGCTACCACCAGTCAAAACATAAGTAAGCATCTGTTTCTATTGCATTACCGAGGGCGCGGCGAGACCTGATGCTTCCTACCGCCGGAGCCAACTTTCCCGACATCGCGATCCTCATGCGTCACGCGCGATCCACAGGCGCGCTTGCGATCTTTGCGCTTGCATCCACACCGGACGGGGTCTAGCACCACTCCCCGCGCGGGTATGGTGAAAAGGTATCACGCGAGCTTCCCAAGCTTAAGTTGCGGGTTCGATTCCCGCTACCCGCTCCACACGAAACCAACGGCTTAGAGGACGTTCTTCAGAAAATGGATGAACGATGACCCTGCCGTTCCTGACACCGTTGCCCGTCGATGCGCTGCGCCGCGCGGGCGTGCCGGAGCCCTTCGGGTTCGGCCATGCCGACAAGGTCCGCTTTCACGAGCTCGACGTGCTCGATCACGTCAACAACGCCCGCTATCTGAGCTGGTTCGAGACGCTGCGCATCGCCTATCTGCGCGCCTACGGCATTTCCGACTATACCGGACGGGAGGATCGCCCCGTGCTGGTCCTGAAGTCGGTTGCGGTCGACTACCACGCGCCGCTGCATCTCGAGGACGTCTACGTCGTCGCGGGCCGAACCCGCGCCTATCGCACCACGTCCTGGTTGATGGAATACGGCGTCTATGCGGGGGGTCGGTGCTGCGCGACGTCGCGGGCGGTGATCTGCCTGATGGAGGCCGACTTCACCACCAAACGCCCCCTGCCCGACGCCTACACCGCCGCATTCCGCGACCGCGACGGCGCGGCTTTCGAAGGCTGACTTAGCCGCGCCAGTCGCGCAACCGGTCCAGAAGCGCGCGCGTCGACGCGTCCTTGTCCGACGCATCGCCGCCCTCGACCAGCGGGCCGAGCGAGGTCGCGAGTTCCTTGCCCAGCTCCACGCCCCATTGGTCGAAGCTGTTGATCCCGAGGATCACGCCCTCGACGAAGACGCGGTGCTCGTAGAGCGCGAGGATCCCGCCCAGCACCGCTGGCGTGAGCTTGGGATAGATCAGCGTGGTCGAAGGGCGGTTGCCCTCGAAGACGCGATGCGCCGCCTGCCGGTCCAGTTCGGCGCCCTCGAACCGATCCCCGAGCAGGGCGCGCGCCTCCGCCAACGACCGCCCCTTCAGCAGCGCCTCGGACTGCGCGAGGCAGTTGGCGATCAGCAGGCGGT
This portion of the uncultured Jannaschia sp. genome encodes:
- a CDS encoding recombinase family protein is translated as MTIIFYARVSTADQTLDHQVAQARKAGFTIDEVIADHGQSGVSTNLSERPEGRRLFDKLRRGDTLVVRWVDRLGRNYQDVTDTIRHFMRQGVTIRTVINSMTFDGATTDPTQQAVRDALIAFMAATAQAQAEATKEAQRAGIEHAKTKKPEAYRGRKPSYDRDQLNLVRDMTGTGAGTSEVARAAGLSRQTVLRIRGDMAEAEAALARWGM
- a CDS encoding class I SAM-dependent DNA methyltransferase, translated to MVDGDVEKRLWSAADQLWANTGLKPSEFSTPVLGLIFLRYAEKRFAIAEDRIGPVGSGNRRKVSKADYDAEGVIFLRPEARFSHLQSLTESDDIGKVINEAMQGIEEDNPDLAGALPKTYTDLGNNVLVELIRLLAPIDLTGDAFGKVYEYFLGNFAMKEGQKGGVFYTPESIVKLIVEIMEPYHGRILDPACGSGGMFVMSANFVERHGMTPSSEISIYGVEKDRVTVNLNKMNLAVHGLSGDVREANTYATDIKQLFPRVFDERGGFDFVMANPPFNVSGLRKDDLEGDWRFPFGIPRPDNANYLWIQVFHAALNDQGRAGFVMANSAGDARGSEQLIRQRLIEDGSTDVIVSVGPNMFYTVTLPCTLWFFDKGKRGTEREDTVLFLDARSLYRQIDRAHRDFLPEQIELLSNIVRLHRGEAVELEAGSAELLAEHGLDAGYADVPGLCKRATRAEIEAQGWSLNPGRYVGAAARAEEDVDFVVRFEELNEELVQLNAEAAALEEQIAENAAVVLEAAR
- a CDS encoding restriction endonuclease subunit S codes for the protein MRPSADEWAEIELGQLGSIVTGRTPPKAEPELFGSDYPFFTPSDMSYGDRSPPTNRFISNDGARRFRRIRLPTGSTCFVCIGATIGKACLTSHPSFTNQQLNSIIPDDKRHDPRFVYYLLVSVADDIKALASGAATPIINKSSFSAFKVKVPSLPTQQRIAAILSAYDDLIETNTRRIAILEEMARRLYEEWFVHFRFPGHDETAFEKRPVSDLAEIVRGRSYKSSELVAEGGRPFVNLKCVNRDGGFRRDGLKRYEGRFKEQQLVSSGDIVMGVTDMTQERRIVARAALVPELGDVDGLISMDLVKIVPKPPTTNVFLYAALRWSDFAENVKNHATGANVLHLHPDRISEYLMPLPPVEYQQRFASVAAPIIEEIELLEQKSANLRAQRELLLPRLVSGEIDVSGAENAMEAAE
- a CDS encoding type I restriction endonuclease subunit R, whose protein sequence is MTPTDQAHDYGEEAAIEQPAIQLFADLGWETVNLYHEWNSGGSTEGRESEAQVILEDRLRGSLERLNPDLPPAAIAQVIEEVTRERSRMVPVNANQELWRLMREGVKVKVSNPRGGQETKTAKVIDWRNPEANSYLLASQFWVKGEMHRRRPDLIGFVNGIPLVLVELKKPSAPVKSAYDDNLTDYRDTIPHVFTPNAFVILSNGIETKVGSTFAPWQFFNEWKRINDEGEEGVVSLETVIRGLCAPDKLLDVVENFIVFEEEKSGLVKKLAKNHQFLGVNRAIVEVITSKERPKGEAGRLGVFWHTQGSGKSLSMVFFCQKILRTVPGNWTFVIVTDRNELDEQLYKTFLAVGAVTNTEVHAESGAHLKQLLSADHRYVFTLIQKFGTKDGAAYPKLSDRQDIIVITDEAHRTQYDTLALNMRNALPNAAFLGFTGTPLMAGEERTREVFGDYISIYNFAQSIADGATVPLYYENRIPELQLTNEALGDDLEQLLEDADLDEEQALKVEREFAREYHLITRDDRLDAIASDLVRHFVGRGLKAKAMMVCIDKATAVRMHDKVREQWDIYRKELEAQLDKALEEERPAIEAMIDLMKTTDMAVVVSQSQNEIKELENKGLDIRPHRKRIVEEDLDERFKDANDDLRLVFVCAMWITGFDVPSCSTIYLDKPMKNHTLMQTIARANRNFPGKEAGVIVDYVGVFRNLQKALAIYGGGNTGSSEPPIRDKSDLVEYLRHIIAATLGYINERGVDPTGIKTAQGLEKAALIGEAVENLIETDEAKREYLSKARAVSRVYKAILPDSASTEFTPDAVLISVLAERIRSLMPKPDISAVMQDVEDLLDRSVAPIPYETPDDAEVIDISQIDFDKLREKFDTGKKRTEAESLRALLSQKLNAMVARNPTRADFLERFQKLIDGYNNDSQNIEAFFRALIKLAEDLTDEERETAREGLSEEEKAVFDILTKPEPELSEKEKAQVKTVARSLLERLKKDNLVLDWRNKPQTKGAVRQSIEIVLDGGLPDVYDEDIFKTKCDALYRHVFEAYHGGGQSIYAAA
- a CDS encoding DUF4145 domain-containing protein codes for the protein MPDASTFFEIEPAFSKRAHGHEAWDPDWITRRFTFRSICNDEECAEIAIVSGHGGVEQGYGYHGEMEYYDYNRIETFFPAPHLIPIPEKAPYEVEKLLKKCFVLYWVDTSAAANAMRASLEALMDEMKVPTSKKTKAGKVVPIYLHERIQLWSETHEEYADLCIALKEVGNLGSHGETVREKHFFGALEIYSHVVQQLFENNAAKMKELAENIRSEIKGKKKV
- a CDS encoding thioesterase family protein, with amino-acid sequence MTLPFLTPLPVDALRRAGVPEPFGFGHADKVRFHELDVLDHVNNARYLSWFETLRIAYLRAYGISDYTGREDRPVLVLKSVAVDYHAPLHLEDVYVVAGRTRAYRTTSWLMEYGVYAGGRCCATSRAVICLMEADFTTKRPLPDAYTAAFRDRDGAAFEG